In one window of Mobula hypostoma chromosome 1, sMobHyp1.1, whole genome shotgun sequence DNA:
- the zhx2a gene encoding zinc fingers and homeoboxes protein 2a, whose protein sequence is MASKRKSTTPCMVRATDVREQDPDLEIIGLAAGSPHQLSEGSWPAESGMSDGDPGLEKAALDTHQTKKLEGGYECKYCTFESQDLNEFTEHVDTLHPNVILNPFYVCAVCNFTTKRYDTFTDHNSRYHPGESSFKLKLIKRNNQTILEQTLDDPTSGRNADKEEMPPAGISISKTPIMKMNKSKVDSKRINTVSRVKDEFGATQESKAEENANGPVHTGLVVPETVIKDGVAHVMPSIQPPPNFNLIPKVMIPMHGCKYNTAMDINKNLIGSFNKFPYPTQAELSWLTAVSKYPEEQIKMWFSTQRLKHGISWAPEEVEEARKMMFNGTIQTPTITVVPAAAKGSTQQIVQTGVPCQLVGQTGIVLTQVANGAATSCSPITLTVAGSSSQAQSQKRGMLPSQVLADSKQANVIQVCTAQLASQGNSVLFSPGNVDVGVSRKKTKEQMAELKASFAVSQFPDDDEVFRLMQVTKLSRSEIKKWFSDNRYRTQKGHSSHTSAETTVTIPHEPAGGHGARRSGWSTFSDFGSHKFKEKSAEQLKVLEESFQNSSFPTDEEKDRLRVESKLTRREIDAWFSERRKLRDSLEGGILEMRRADLKQENIKSEIAENVHVKMSQSAAHYLSKSGTAPPSGAQQHIKTTSPIDRTHKKSQEQLHILKSAFARTQWPTVEQYDTLVVQTGLPRNDIVRWFGDNRYAIKNGNLKWLDHYQRANSDGHNGQSNFNGSGARGSRGHKMAGAWSGAAHSTQSRSGKSVLLQYYMQHRQLKEEDLDELVSKSNMSYEQVRDWFAEKQTEDAMDTSESNSRDGQCSEEDEHEDWTMVDDINERDDYVLSEYTGNWARASQCSSTGFNELDSESMSAENSNI, encoded by the coding sequence ATGGCTAGCAAACGGAAGTCAACAACGCCGTGCATGGTTCGTGCCACAGACGTGAGAGAGCAAGACCCAGACTTGGAGATCATTGGGCTGGCTGCTGGGTCCCCGCACCAGTTGTCTGAAGGGAGCTGGCCAGCAGAGAGTGGGATGAGTGATGGGGATCCAGGTTTGGAGAAAGCTGCCTTAGACACTCACCAGACCAAGAAGCTGGAAGGAGGTTATGAATGTAAATACTGCACCTTTGAATCACAGGACTTGAATGAATTTACAGAACATGTTGATACCCTACATCCGAATGTCATCCTCAATCCGTTTTACGTCTGTGCAGTATGTAACTTTACAACAAAAAGGTATGATACTTTTACTGATCACAATAGTAGGTATCATCCAGgagagagcagcttcaagttaAAGTTGATAAAGCGCAACAACCAGACCATTCTAGAACAAACCCTTGACGACCCCACGAGCGGCAGGAACGCAGATAAAGAGGAGATGCCTCCCGCCGGAATCTCCATCAGCAAAACTCCCATCATGAAGATGAACAAAAGCAAAGTCGACAGCAAGAGGATAAATACGGTGTCACGAGTGAAAGATGAGTTTGGCGCCACgcaggagagcaaggcagaagAGAACGCCaatggccctgtccacactggtTTGGTTGTTCCAGAGACTGTGATCAAGGATGGGGTAGCTCATGTGATGCCTTCTATACAGCCACCACCAAACTTCAACCTAATACCCAaagtcatgatccccatgcatGGCTGCAAGTATAACACCGCAATGGACATTAACAAAAACCTGATAGGCTCCTTTAACAAATTCCCCTACCCTACCCAAGCAGAACTGTCCTGGCTGACGGCAGTGTCGAAGTATCCAGAAGAGCAAATTAAAATGTGGTTCTCAACGCAACGCCTTAAACATGGCATCAGCTGGGCTCCCGAGGAGGTGGAGGAAGCCAGGAAGATGATGTTCAACGGTACTATCCAGACGCCAACAATCACCGTTGTGCCGGCCGCCGCCAAAGGCAGCACGCAGCAGATTGTCCAGACGGGGGTGCCGTGCCAGTTGGTTGGTCAGACCGGTATCGTGTTGACTCAAGTTGCAAACGGGGCAGCGACATCGTGCTCCCCCATCACCTTGACCGTGGCCGGCAGCTCGAGTCAAGCCCAATCCCAGAAGCGGGGGATGCTGCCCTCCCAAGTGCTGGCGGATTCGAAGCAGGCGAACGTCATCCAGGTCTGCACTGCGCAGCTGGCGTCGCAAGGCAACTCGGTCCTGTTCTCGCCGGGAAACGTGGACGTCGGCGTCAGCCGCAAGAAGACTAAGGAGCAGATGGCGGAACTGAAAGCCAGCTTCGCTGTCAGTCAGTTCCCCGATGACGACGAGGTTTTCCGGCTGATGCAGGTCACCAAGCTCTCCCGGTCAGAGATTAAAAAGTGGTTCAGCGACAACCGCTACCGAACCCAGAAGGGACACTCGAGTCACACCTCTGCTGAGACCACGGTCACCATCCCACACGAACCTGCTGGTGGCCACGGAGCTCGCCGATCTGGATGGAGCACCTTCTCTGACTTTGGGTCCCATAAGTTCAAAGAGAAGAGCGCGGAGCAGCTGAAGGTGCTGGAGGAGAGCTTCCAGAACAGCTCCTTCCCGACGGACGAGGAAAAGGATAGACTGCGGGTGGAGTCGAAGCTGACCAGGAGAGAAATAGATGCCTGGTTTTCCGAGCGGAGGAAACTGCGAGACTCTTTAGAAGGAGGGATTCTAGAAATGAGGAGAGCCGACCTGAAGCAAGAAAATATAAAATCAGAGATCGCTGAAAACGTCCACGTCAAAATGTCACAGTCTGCTGCACACTACCTATCCAAGTCTGGGACTGCCCCTCCAAGTGGAGCACAGCAGCATATTAAAACCACCAGTCCCATTGACAGGACTCATAAAAAGAGCCAGGAGCAGCTACATATCCTGAAGAGTGCATTTGCACGCACTCAATGGCCAACCGTGGAGCAGTATGACACGTTAGTGGTGCAGACTGGACTGCCTCGAAATGACATAGTGCGTTGGTTCGGCGACAACAGATATGCAATTAAAAATGGCAATCTAAAATGGCTTGACCATTACCAAAGAGCGAATTCAGATGGTCACAATGGGCAGAGTAACTTCAATGGCAGCGGGGCACGGGGCAGCAGAGGGCACAAAATGGCGGGTGCTTGGAGTGGAGCAGCGCATTCGACGCAAAGCCGGAGCGGTAAGTCGGTCCTATTGCAGTATTACATGCAGCACAGGCAGCTGAAGGAAGAAGACCTGGATGAGTTAGTGTCAAAGTCCAACATGAGCTATGAGCAGGTGAGGGACTGGTTCGCGGAGAAGCAAACGGAGGACGCTATGGACACGTCTGAGAGCAACAGCAGAGACGGGCAATGCAGCGAGGAGGATGAGCACGAAGACTGGACTATGGTGGACGATATAAATGAGAGAGATGACTATGTCCTGTCTGAGTACACTGGCAACTGGGCTCGTGCGTCACAGTGCAGCTCGACTGGGTTTAATGAACTGGATTCAGAAAGCATGTCTGCCGAAAATTCGAACATATAG